Part of the Desulfobacterales bacterium genome is shown below.
TTGCACTAAACTATTTTTATCATATGGTTTATCATACGAAGGGAAAGGTATGAGAACTTCGTTCAGCAAAGCTCTCTGCACCGTTGAAGAAGACCAGAACAATTCTTTTCTTAGTGTTTTTACGCATGGCCAAACATTGGATAATAATTTTGCATGATCCCTCTGTTTTTCCCCTTTACCAAGCCATACAAGAAGAGTAATCATGCCAATCATTTTTCTGTGCAGATCTGTATTAAATTGAAGCATGTCCTTCTTATGCAACAGCCGGTATAAAAGGATAAACATGACTTCAGGCGCGACATCAGCTATTTTTGATGTAATCAGATAAGGAAGACCGTATGCATTTAGGTTTTCATCGTACTCCAATAAGTGTCTTGAGTATTCAAGCAATGTTTTGTTATTGTAAGACTTATTGTCCAGCACATCTATTAAAAAAAATTCAAATTCAGAGAGTTTATCAGTAATTGTTCTTTGAAACTGTTTTGGTTTTATTCGCATTGTAAGAGCATCTATATTTTCTTCTTTCTTCTGATGTTGAAACAGTCTGTATGCGATAGTTATAAAACGGGAAGGTTTCAATAACCCCTCGCAAGATTTTTCAATTTTTTCCTGCAATTCAGAACTTATTTTCGCCTTCAGAATTGAGTAGTTTAGCTCTTCTCCTCTTAAAGGGGTGCCACCTGCATTTAATCTAATGAATAGATTTTCTATCTCATCATTTGAATTATCAATTTCCTCAGTTTGTTCTTCATTATTTTCAGTGTCATTAAAATCTTCGTGGATAGTTTCCTGTGAAGTTGTGCTCACGAGAGTCTTTTTGTACTTATCAAAGTCAAGATACAAAGCTGGGATTTTTTGCTTCATATCAGAACCAATCATTATTTTAACAGCATCAAGAATTTCGCTAATTCGTTTTGATACCTTTTCATTGGTAGATAACTCAGGTATTGTTTTTCTGATTTGAGGATTTTTCTGAATTTCGGTCTGAATCTTATGTACTCTTTCCTCCCATTGTTTCTTTATTTTTTTCCAGTGTTGCCATTTCTCTATTTTTTTTATTAGTTGTTCCTCATTCTCATCTTTTAGTGCTGCATGTATAAACAAATGAAAAGGAACCGGTAACGATGCATCATATGGAAAAAACTGATCCAGGTTCACTTCCAGATGATCATCAACTTGATACAGGTTCATTGCTTTTCGGATGTTATCCGAAATCAGTGTTTTTGCGTTATCGGTTCTTTGATAACCCCAAGGGTGAGATTTTGTAATAACTCGAAAAATATATTTTCTATTATCTTCATCTTTTGGTCTTTCCAAGTCGATGAAAACTTTGATTTTGTCCTGCGAATCTTTGAATGTTTCTTTGCCAAAGCCCAGGCAAATGGCAGTAGCCCTTTGCTGCCCATCCAGCATCTCGAAAGAGCCATTATTTTCCTTCGGAGATAAAACAAAGGCTCCGACCGGATACCCTCTCAACAAAGAATCCCAAAGATTTTCGATTTGGCTGGGCTTCCAGACAAAACCCCGTTGAACCGTCGGAAGTGAAACAGTATTCTTTTCGGCCCATTCCGAAATATCCTGTAATGTATAATTTGGTTTTTTATCCATTCCTGACGAACTCCTAAAAAGTAAGTTATAGTGTAACATGCTAAGATAATTTAATATCTGCGCATATTTCTCTTGATGCTGTTTCCCAAGATGCAGGAGGCAACTTCGGCCTTGTGCAGGACACTCCTTCGCCCGCGCCTTCCGTGCGCCGCTGCCGTCAGCATTTTTCCTCCAGAAATAAATTGTTAAATATGACCATATCACTTTCAATTCCGGTCAATCAACGGCTTTGCCTGATTTTCTACCCATGATTCAATATCCTCAACCGACTGCTCCCCCAGGCGATTCTCAAAAAAATGAATCAGCGGCGGCAGCATACCGCCATATCGTTCCGTATTACGACACGATTGGCATGATTCCCATTGACCCGCTTTTATCGAAATGAGATAAAAACAAGCATTGAAAATATGAAATAAGGGAGGCGTCTATGGCTGAAAAAAGGGATCTTTACCGGAGTTACGGGCAGAAGCTGATCAGCCTGTTCGTCCGGCTGATGTTTTCCGGGGAGCGATATTCTCTGACGGAACTCTCCCGATTCCTGGATTGCTCGAAGCAGACGGTTATCCGGATATTGAATGACATCCGGATGGCTTACGGCGTGGATATTGAGGAAACTTTCCAGGGAAACAGGAAATATTACCGGATCAAACGCCCTTCAAGTCCGCTGCCCGTTATTC
Proteins encoded:
- a CDS encoding DUF262 domain-containing protein — its product is MDKKPNYTLQDISEWAEKNTVSLPTVQRGFVWKPSQIENLWDSLLRGYPVGAFVLSPKENNGSFEMLDGQQRATAICLGFGKETFKDSQDKIKVFIDLERPKDEDNRKYIFRVITKSHPWGYQRTDNAKTLISDNIRKAMNLYQVDDHLEVNLDQFFPYDASLPVPFHLFIHAALKDENEEQLIKKIEKWQHWKKIKKQWEERVHKIQTEIQKNPQIRKTIPELSTNEKVSKRISEILDAVKIMIGSDMKQKIPALYLDFDKYKKTLVSTTSQETIHEDFNDTENNEEQTEEIDNSNDEIENLFIRLNAGGTPLRGEELNYSILKAKISSELQEKIEKSCEGLLKPSRFITIAYRLFQHQKKEENIDALTMRIKPKQFQRTITDKLSEFEFFLIDVLDNKSYNNKTLLEYSRHLLEYDENLNAYGLPYLITSKIADVAPEVMFILLYRLLHKKDMLQFNTDLHRKMIGMITLLVWLGKGEKQRDHAKLLSNVWPCVKTLRKELFWSSSTVQRALLNEVLIPFPSYDKPYDKNSLVQLRKYKAQSNSDIRAKFHRDTNYGRFIDKMFFNKDLILYAQREFLSKHFKEKQYHLDDTNVPFDWDHISPAKFIYHKFGIPKIIKYWYNTNGNYRAWTFSLNRMDQDDVPAVKLDPLNPNLYTDVENEVFVEIQNRWKQHFHKKGIQNQNAHELKTQLLGWSFCDKKWANCAVKDMKKDWKFVYTLILERNLSIFKKWYEQLKIDELIPNKKETFSTVINNKKWDINPKDDKELIKTFLIDDLNCLVSKPISICDTTVYIYITYNKNSEEVLLDSGIEFGIFEKSPGDFIRKIIIPDTEKMNYETDRKSLIQHNFTLISFDKDSYVELFKNFKLWLEGFPNDDVKKLADTLMSKVKKLYKVAD